The following are from one region of the Takifugu rubripes chromosome 16, fTakRub1.2, whole genome shotgun sequence genome:
- the kif25 gene encoding kinesin-like protein KIF25 produces the protein MPLFINRDQIFAHQVHLLEHKLRGKEERILELETENAILHLRLAECRGKLHRDHEEKTKAINYRPHQRNVQKITQAAFAKLLHQVQAVKQDLSEVFAAYLSFATELEDQSKKLLEKLEEASSLHGRHGDEAQQLQANVAALERSLADEKERCSAERQRRKELHNALVELRGNIRVHCRVRPVLPFDHIQSSFLGSGPASSEEVITAISDDTVLVNCVKSGVPVQHKMFEFERVHGPDDSQNTVFEEVKPLLTSLLDGYNVCIMAYGQTGSGKTHTMIGSQLLEELTGIQQETQQGIIPKAAAELFRLIDEKPADSHSVEVSVMEVHNNEVFDLLAADGGGQRRDVITTSSGASQVTALVHEPVCGAAEVMRIIDRVLTLRARCPTMIHADSSRSHLIVTLTISSKSPNAAALARRLQIAKKDMQRSTKKQWWSPRCRRANPHACHSFDEPGASSASSPSPSPCHSPCPSPSPRAAQAVFRTKLQLVDLAGSECVGMSGVSGAALWEVSCINRSLSALSDVLGALAEQRPHVPYRNSKLTHLLQDAIGGDAKLLLMLCVSPTQRFVAESLQSLGLGTRARQVQKELPRQKSNTLRVK, from the exons ATGCCTCTTTTTATTAACCGCGACCAAATATTCGCGCATCAGGTGCACCTTCTGGAGCACAAACTGAGG GGTAAAGAGGAGCGAATACTGGAGCTAGAGACGGAAAATGCTATTCTTCATTTAAGACTTGCAGAG TGTCGAGGAAAACTCCATCGGGACCATGAAGAGAAGACCAAGGCCATAAACTACCGTCCTCACCAGAGGAACGTGCAGAAGATAACGCAGGCAGCCTTTGCCAAACTCCTCCATCAGGTGCAG GCTGTGAAGCAGGACCTGAGTGAAGTCTTTGCAGCCTACTTGAGTTTTGCCACTGAGCTGGAGGATCAGAGCAAGAAGCTGCTGGAAAAGTTGGAGGAGGCCAGTTCTTTACACGGTCGCCACGGAGACGAGGCTCAGC AATTGCAAGCTAATGTTGCAGCTCTGGAGCGCTCTCTGGCGGACGAAAAGGAGAGGTGCAGcgcagagaggcagaggaggaaagagctCCACAACGCGCTGGTG GAGTTGAGAGGGAACATCAGGGTTCACTGCAGGGTGCGTCCGGTTCTACCGTTTGATCATATCCAGTCTTCTTTCTTGGGATCCGG gccaGCATCCTCAGAGGAAGTGATCACAGCCATCAGCGAC GACACGGTGTTGGTAAACTGTGTCAAATCAGGAGTGCCAGTGCAGCACAAGATGTTTGAGTTTGAGAG AGTTCATGGGCCGGATGATTCCCAGAACACAGTGTTCGAGGAAGTGAAGCCCCTCCTCACGTCTCTACTGGATGG TTATAATGTGTGTATCATGGCGTAcgggcagacaggaagtgggaagaCTCACACCATGATAGGAtcccagctgctggaggagctcacaGGGATACAACAGGAGACACAGCAGGGAATCATCCCCAAGGCCGCTGCTGAGCTCTTTCG gCTCATCGATGAGAAGCCAGCAGACAGCCACAGTGTGGAGGTGTCAGTGATGGAGGTGCACAACAACGAGGTGTTCGACCTTTTAGCCGCAGACGGTGGCGGCCAGCGCCGGGACGTCATCACTACCTCCTCCGGTGCCAGCCAGGTCACGGCTCTCGTGCACGA GCCCGTGTGCGGCGCCGCTGAGGTCATGCGGATTATCGACAGGGTGTTGACGCTCAGAGCTCGCTGTCCCACAATGATCCACGCCGACTCCTCACGATCTCACCTCATCGTCACGCTCACCATTTCCTCCAAGAGCCCCAACGCAGCGGCTCtgg CCCGCAGGCTGCAGATTGCCAAAAAGGACATGCAGCGCTCCACCAAAAAGCAGTGGTGGAGTCCGCGCTGTCGCCGCGCCAACCCTCACGCCTGCCACTCATTTGATGAGCCGGGtgcaagctccgcctcctcgccTTCGCCGTCGCCTTGCCATTCTCCGTGTCCGTCGCCCAGCCCCAGGGCCGCGCAGGCTGTGTTCAGGACcaagctgcagctggtggaccTGGCGGGGAGCGAGTGTGTCG GTATGTCTGGAGTGTCGGGCGCAGCGCTGTGGGAGGTGTCCTGCATAAACCGCAGCCTCTCGGCGCTCTCTGACGTCCTGGGAGCTCTGGCCGAGCAGAGGCCACACGTTCCCTACAGGAACAGCAAACTCACTCATCTGCTGCAGGACGCCATAG GGGGCGACGCtaaactgctgctgatgttgtgcGTGTCTCCCACGCAGCGTTTCGTCGCTGAGTCTCTCCAGTCCCTGGGTTTAGGGACCCGGGCCCGTCAGGTCCAGAAAGAGCTCCCCCGGCAGAAGAGCAACACTCTCAGGGTGAAGTGA